A single Carnobacterium inhibens subsp. inhibens DSM 13024 DNA region contains:
- a CDS encoding phospho-sugar mutase: protein MSWRDTYQLWENFNGLETELKEELISLKENPDMLEDAFYAPLEFGTAGMRGIIGAGVNRMNAYTVRQATEGLARFMDSRGDETKKRGVAIAYDSRHKSPEFAMEAARTLGAHGIPAFVFESLRPTPELSFAVRHLNAFAGIMITASHNPSEYNGYKVYGEDGGQMPPKEADALTEYVRSVENMLEIEVLAQEELESQGLLKMIGEDVDSEYLKNVQSVTVNPELVKEMSKEMKLVFTPLHGTGKMLGERALKNAGFESIYLVPEQAEADPNFSTVESPNPEEPGAFEYAIKLGKEIDADVLVATDPDADRLGIAVKTAEGHYEVLTGNQIASLMLHYLLTAQKKAGALPANGAVLKSIVSSELPTKIAESFNIQMVDVLTGFKFIAEKIKQYETDGSHTFLFGFEESYGYLVSPFVRDKDAIQALVLIAEVAAYYKQKGDTLYDGLKQIFHNYGHFKEKTISISMQGITGAEKIKALMVKFREEAPEEFAGIAVQYVEDFSSSKRTLQDGTVETIDMPAADVLKYKLVDESWIAIRPSGTEPKIKFYIGACDDSGVEIENKVILLEESIRSIVNE, encoded by the coding sequence ATGAGCTGGAGAGATACTTATCAACTTTGGGAAAATTTTAATGGTTTAGAAACTGAATTAAAAGAAGAATTAATATCTTTAAAAGAAAATCCAGATATGTTAGAAGATGCATTTTATGCACCTCTAGAATTTGGAACAGCCGGTATGCGGGGTATTATCGGTGCTGGTGTTAATCGGATGAATGCTTATACAGTTAGACAAGCTACAGAAGGATTAGCTCGTTTTATGGATAGCCGTGGAGATGAAACCAAAAAACGCGGAGTTGCTATTGCGTATGACTCAAGACACAAGTCGCCAGAATTTGCTATGGAAGCTGCAAGAACACTTGGAGCACATGGAATTCCTGCTTTTGTTTTTGAAAGTCTTCGTCCAACACCGGAGTTATCTTTTGCTGTTCGTCATTTAAATGCTTTTGCTGGCATTATGATTACGGCGAGCCATAACCCATCAGAATATAATGGGTACAAAGTATATGGTGAAGATGGTGGGCAAATGCCTCCTAAAGAAGCAGATGCGTTAACAGAATATGTACGCAGCGTAGAAAATATGCTTGAAATTGAAGTTTTAGCTCAAGAAGAGCTGGAATCTCAAGGTCTTCTTAAAATGATTGGAGAAGATGTAGATAGCGAGTACTTAAAAAATGTACAAAGCGTTACAGTTAACCCAGAGTTAGTTAAAGAAATGAGTAAAGAAATGAAATTAGTCTTTACCCCACTTCATGGAACTGGAAAAATGTTAGGCGAACGTGCATTGAAAAATGCTGGTTTTGAGTCGATTTATCTTGTTCCAGAACAAGCGGAAGCAGATCCTAATTTTTCTACTGTTGAATCTCCTAATCCAGAAGAACCAGGTGCATTTGAATATGCCATTAAATTGGGCAAAGAAATTGATGCGGATGTCTTAGTAGCAACAGATCCAGATGCTGACCGTTTAGGAATAGCTGTTAAGACTGCAGAAGGGCATTACGAAGTGTTAACTGGAAACCAAATTGCTAGTTTGATGCTTCATTATTTGTTGACTGCCCAAAAAAAAGCTGGGGCATTGCCGGCTAATGGAGCAGTACTCAAATCGATTGTTTCAAGTGAGTTGCCTACAAAAATTGCTGAAAGTTTTAATATCCAAATGGTAGACGTATTAACAGGATTCAAATTTATTGCTGAAAAAATCAAACAATATGAAACAGATGGCAGCCATACATTCTTATTCGGTTTTGAAGAAAGCTATGGTTATCTTGTTTCACCATTTGTCCGTGATAAAGATGCCATTCAAGCTTTGGTTCTAATTGCTGAAGTAGCTGCTTATTATAAACAAAAAGGTGACACGTTATATGATGGATTGAAACAAATTTTCCATAACTATGGCCACTTTAAAGAAAAAACAATTTCAATCAGTATGCAAGGAATTACAGGAGCTGAAAAAATTAAAGCTTTAATGGTAAAATTCCGCGAAGAAGCTCCTGAAGAATTTGCTGGTATTGCAGTACAGTATGTAGAAGACTTCTCATCCAGCAAGCGTACGTTACAAGATGGTACGGTAGAAACTATTGATATGCCAGCTGCAGACGTATTGAAATATAAGTTAGTGGATGAAAGTTGGATCGCTATTCGTCCTTCTGGAACGGAGCCGAAAATCAAATTTTATATTGGCGCCTGTGATGACTCAGGGGTTGAAATTGAAAATAAAGTAATTCTACTTGAAGAAAGTATTCGTTCAATCGTAAACGAATAG
- the rapZ gene encoding RNase adapter RapZ yields the protein MVDSLQLVILTGMSGAGKTVAMQSFEDMGYFCVDNMPPSLLPKFWELVKESGKLTKIALVIDLRSRAFFEEIVTALESMDNTSFVTTKIVFLDASDEELVSRYKETRRTHPLAMNGRLIVGIKKERELLEDIKGRAQIVIDTTKLTPRQLREKINSNFKTVDTELFRIEMVSFGFKYGLPIDADVVMDVRFLPNPHYIDTLRPLTGQDKPVYDYVMKQPETEIFYRKFTDLLEYILPGYKKEGKNNVTIAIGCTGGKHRSVALVERIAQKIEIDGYPVHITHRDKGKVKESVNRS from the coding sequence ATGGTCGATAGTCTACAATTAGTCATTCTTACTGGAATGAGTGGAGCAGGTAAAACTGTAGCAATGCAAAGTTTTGAAGATATGGGTTATTTTTGTGTGGACAATATGCCGCCAAGCTTATTGCCTAAATTTTGGGAATTAGTTAAAGAGTCTGGAAAATTAACAAAAATTGCTTTAGTAATCGATTTGCGTTCAAGAGCTTTTTTTGAAGAGATTGTTACAGCTTTAGAATCAATGGATAATACCTCATTTGTTACAACAAAAATAGTGTTTTTAGATGCAAGCGATGAAGAACTAGTTTCACGATACAAAGAAACACGCCGGACACATCCATTAGCAATGAATGGACGTCTTATAGTAGGGATAAAGAAAGAAAGAGAATTACTTGAAGACATAAAAGGTCGAGCACAAATCGTTATCGATACAACGAAGCTGACACCGCGACAATTAAGAGAAAAAATCAATAGTAATTTTAAAACGGTGGATACAGAATTGTTTAGAATTGAAATGGTATCATTCGGATTCAAATACGGTTTGCCAATTGATGCAGATGTCGTGATGGATGTTCGTTTTTTACCTAATCCTCATTACATTGATACTTTAAGACCGTTAACAGGACAGGATAAACCAGTTTATGATTATGTAATGAAACAACCAGAAACAGAAATATTTTATCGCAAATTTACAGATTTATTGGAATATATTTTACCAGGATATAAAAAAGAAGGTAAAAACAATGTGACTATCGCTATTGGTTGTACCGGCGGAAAGCATCGATCCGTAGCTTTAGTAGAACGTATTGCACAAAAAATCGAAATAGATGGGTATCCTGTCCACATTACGCATCGTGATAAAGGGAAGGTTAAAGAATCGGTGAATCGTTCATGA
- a CDS encoding gluconeogenesis factor YvcK family protein — translation MIQERKKNNPKIVVIGGGTGLPVILNGLKSKNADVTAIVTVADDGGSSGTLRNYANIVPPGDIRNVLVSLSNIPSAQKDIFQYRFDTNDHFLAGHSIGNLIIAAMSEMRSSIFEAIQLLSKMMMVDGHVYPAAEEALILHAIFEDGTKISGESKIAKERKKIERVYVTPTEDDHKAKASRKVLAAIHDADMVVLGPGSLFTSILPNLMIDDLGQAVKETEAKVVYICNIMTQLGETENFTDADHVCVLHQHLDKKFIDTVLVNIGEVPENYMDTERYNEYLVQVAHDFKGLAQEVPSVISDDFLELRDQGVFHNGTKVVDELFKLAFDNRRVEKRNSF, via the coding sequence ATGATACAAGAAAGAAAAAAGAATAACCCTAAAATAGTGGTTATTGGTGGAGGTACGGGATTACCAGTAATTCTAAATGGACTAAAATCAAAAAATGCTGACGTAACAGCTATCGTAACTGTTGCTGATGATGGAGGAAGCAGTGGAACGTTAAGAAATTATGCTAACATTGTTCCTCCTGGAGATATTCGTAACGTATTAGTATCACTTTCGAATATTCCCTCTGCCCAAAAAGATATTTTTCAATATCGATTTGATACAAATGACCACTTTTTAGCTGGTCATTCAATAGGAAACCTGATCATTGCGGCCATGTCTGAAATGAGAAGCAGTATATTTGAAGCGATTCAATTGTTATCTAAAATGATGATGGTAGATGGACACGTATACCCAGCAGCAGAAGAGGCATTGATTTTGCATGCTATCTTTGAGGATGGTACTAAGATTTCTGGAGAATCAAAAATTGCTAAAGAAAGAAAAAAAATAGAGCGAGTCTATGTAACACCCACAGAAGATGATCATAAAGCTAAAGCTTCTAGAAAAGTATTGGCTGCTATTCATGATGCTGATATGGTCGTGTTGGGACCTGGAAGTTTATTTACTAGTATCTTGCCTAATTTGATGATCGATGATTTAGGACAAGCCGTTAAGGAAACAGAAGCAAAAGTAGTCTATATTTGTAATATTATGACTCAACTTGGCGAAACAGAGAACTTTACGGATGCAGATCATGTATGTGTATTGCATCAACATTTAGACAAAAAATTCATTGATACTGTACTGGTCAATATTGGGGAAGTTCCAGAAAATTACATGGATACAGAACGGTACAATGAATACTTAGTGCAAGTAGCGCATGACTTCAAAGGATTGGCTCAAGAAGTGCCCTCTGTTATCTCAGATGATTTTCTTGAATTAAGAGATCAAGGAGTTTTTCATAATGGAACAAAAGTGGTAGATGAACTGTTTAAGCTGGCTTTTGATAATAGACGCGTGGAAAAACGAAACAGTTTTTAA
- the whiA gene encoding DNA-binding protein WhiA: MSYASEVKKELTQLEVHREHAKAELAALIRMNGTVSLVEKKFILNVQTENAAIARRIYVLLKDHFDVESELLVRRKMKLKKNNVYIVRLKHGTKEVLSDLSIMDGMSLHSHVSNEIMENTQKVKSYLRGAFLAGGSVNNPETSRYHLEIHSSYEEHNDDICQMMNQFDMNARTLERRNGYITYLKEAEKIADFLALIGATSGMLKFEDVRIIRDMRNSVNRLVNCENANLNKTIDAASKQIESIKYIDEMIGLDKIPTKLREIALVRLEYPEVTLKELGEMIPSGTISKSGINHRLRKLNEMADKLRSTEITRATVIT; the protein is encoded by the coding sequence ATGTCTTATGCTTCGGAAGTGAAAAAAGAATTAACTCAATTAGAAGTGCATAGAGAACATGCTAAAGCTGAACTGGCTGCTTTGATTCGGATGAATGGAACAGTTAGTTTGGTCGAAAAAAAGTTTATTTTAAATGTACAAACTGAAAATGCAGCTATTGCACGTAGAATTTATGTGTTATTAAAAGATCATTTTGATGTTGAAAGTGAATTGCTTGTTCGTCGAAAAATGAAATTAAAGAAAAATAATGTTTATATTGTACGATTAAAGCATGGTACTAAAGAAGTGCTGTCAGATTTGTCTATTATGGACGGGATGTCATTGCATAGTCATGTTTCAAATGAAATAATGGAAAATACGCAAAAAGTTAAATCTTATTTGCGTGGAGCTTTTTTAGCAGGAGGTTCAGTTAATAACCCAGAAACGAGTCGTTACCACCTTGAGATTCATTCAAGTTATGAGGAACATAATGATGATATTTGTCAAATGATGAATCAATTCGATATGAATGCTCGTACGTTGGAAAGACGAAATGGGTATATCACTTATTTGAAAGAAGCAGAAAAAATTGCAGACTTTTTGGCTTTGATTGGAGCAACGAGTGGGATGCTCAAGTTTGAAGATGTTCGAATCATCAGAGATATGAGGAATTCAGTTAATCGTTTAGTCAACTGTGAGAATGCTAATTTAAATAAAACGATTGATGCTGCCAGTAAGCAAATTGAAAGTATCAAGTATATCGACGAAATGATTGGATTGGATAAAATCCCTACGAAACTAAGAGAAATTGCTCTTGTTCGTTTAGAATATCCAGAAGTAACATTAAAAGAATTAGGTGAAATGATTCCTAGTGGGACAATCAGCAAATCAGGAATCAATCATCGTTTACGTAAGTTAAATGAGATGGCAGATAAACTAAGAAGTACAGAAATAACAAGAGCAACAGTAATCACTTAA
- a CDS encoding tRNA dihydrouridine synthase, whose amino-acid sequence MKENFWQDLPRPFFILAPMEDVTDVVFRHVVSEAGKPDVFFTEFTNTVSYCHPEGRDSVRGRLTFTEDEQPMVAHIWGDEPEYFRQMSIGMAEEGFKGIDINMGCPVPNVAGKGKGSGLIRRFQVAADLIQAAKAGGLPVSVKTRLGYANIDEWRDWLTHVFEQDIANLSIHLRTRKEMSKGNAHWEMISEVKKLRDEIAPQTLLTINGDIPDRETGLKLVEEYGVDGIMIGRGVFHNPYAFEKEPKEHSSKELLELFRLHLDLFDQYTVDEPRSFKPLRRFFKIYVRGIRGASDLRVQLMETETTNGARALLDEFEEKNRDILGE is encoded by the coding sequence ATGAAAGAAAATTTTTGGCAAGATTTACCGCGTCCGTTTTTTATATTGGCACCAATGGAAGATGTGACGGATGTTGTTTTTCGTCATGTAGTGAGTGAAGCAGGCAAGCCGGATGTGTTTTTTACAGAATTTACGAATACCGTAAGTTACTGTCATCCAGAAGGACGGGATAGCGTACGTGGGCGTTTGACGTTTACAGAAGATGAACAACCAATGGTCGCTCATATATGGGGAGACGAGCCAGAGTATTTCCGTCAAATGAGTATTGGTATGGCAGAAGAAGGCTTTAAGGGTATTGATATCAATATGGGATGCCCAGTACCGAATGTAGCAGGAAAAGGAAAAGGCAGTGGACTAATCCGCCGTTTTCAAGTTGCTGCAGATTTAATTCAAGCAGCAAAAGCTGGAGGGTTACCAGTAAGTGTCAAGACCCGTCTTGGATATGCAAATATCGATGAATGGCGTGATTGGTTGACACATGTTTTTGAACAAGATATTGCCAATCTTTCTATCCATTTGCGCACAAGAAAAGAAATGAGTAAAGGCAATGCTCACTGGGAAATGATTTCAGAAGTCAAAAAATTGCGTGATGAGATTGCTCCACAAACACTTTTAACCATTAATGGAGACATTCCGGACCGTGAAACAGGGTTGAAACTTGTTGAGGAATACGGTGTAGATGGCATTATGATTGGGCGAGGTGTATTTCATAACCCTTATGCCTTTGAAAAAGAGCCGAAAGAACATAGCAGCAAAGAATTATTGGAGCTTTTCAGATTGCATTTAGATCTTTTTGATCAGTATACTGTTGATGAACCACGTTCATTTAAACCTCTTCGTCGCTTTTTCAAAATATATGTTCGCGGCATTCGCGGAGCGAGTGATTTAAGAGTACAGTTAATGGAAACCGAAACAACAAATGGAGCACGGGCATTACTAGATGAATTTGAAGAAAAGAATCGAGATATTTTAGGAGAATAG
- the clpP gene encoding ATP-dependent Clp endopeptidase proteolytic subunit ClpP, which produces MNLVPTVIEQSSRGERAYDIYSRLLKDRIIMLSGPVDDDLANAVIAQLLFLDAQDSEKDIYIYINSPGGSVTAGLAIFDTMNFIKADVQTIAMGMAASMGSFLLTAGTKGKRYALPNAEIMIHQPSGGSQGQATEIEIAARHILKTRERLNKILSERTGQPIEVIQRDTDRDNYMSAEDAKAYGLIDEIMENSSSLS; this is translated from the coding sequence ATGAACTTAGTCCCTACAGTAATCGAGCAGTCATCCAGAGGTGAACGTGCTTATGATATTTATTCTCGTCTTTTAAAAGACCGCATTATTATGTTAAGTGGTCCAGTTGACGATGATCTTGCAAATGCTGTAATCGCTCAACTGCTATTTTTAGATGCACAAGATTCTGAAAAAGATATTTATATTTACATCAATTCTCCAGGTGGAAGCGTAACTGCCGGATTAGCAATTTTTGATACAATGAACTTTATTAAAGCTGATGTACAAACGATTGCAATGGGAATGGCTGCATCAATGGGAAGTTTCTTATTAACAGCCGGTACAAAAGGAAAACGTTACGCATTACCAAATGCTGAAATCATGATTCATCAACCATCAGGCGGATCACAAGGACAAGCTACAGAAATCGAAATTGCTGCTCGTCACATTTTAAAAACGCGTGAACGTTTAAACAAAATTTTATCTGAACGTACTGGTCAACCTATTGAAGTTATTCAACGTGATACAGACCGTGACAACTATATGTCTGCAGAAGATGCAAAAGCATATGGTTTGATTGATGAAATTATGGAAAACAGTTCATCATTAAGTTAA
- a CDS encoding DsbA family protein, with protein MDISTIKADKVNTTDGIKIGNEDAPVKVIEFINLKCPYCKMWYADSKDLLTEYVEGGKVQRIIKHFDKEKPSLKKGNVVHQYLDYSNPTKALEEIDYFFAHQDEWGSLEELSEIETYVEEKRQLKKQTNELEAQGIIKEANNANVVFVPTVFIEEQIFDEHITQHELKEMIDSRL; from the coding sequence GTGGATATTAGTACTATTAAAGCAGACAAAGTAAATACAACAGATGGAATAAAAATTGGAAATGAAGATGCACCTGTTAAAGTTATTGAATTTATTAACTTAAAATGCCCTTATTGTAAAATGTGGTATGCAGATTCAAAAGACCTATTAACAGAATACGTAGAAGGTGGAAAAGTCCAACGCATCATTAAACATTTTGATAAAGAGAAACCAAGTTTAAAAAAAGGTAATGTTGTTCATCAGTATTTAGATTATTCAAATCCAACAAAAGCTCTCGAAGAAATAGATTATTTTTTTGCACATCAAGACGAGTGGGGCAGCTTAGAAGAGTTGTCTGAGATTGAAACTTATGTTGAAGAGAAAAGGCAATTGAAGAAACAAACAAATGAGTTAGAGGCTCAAGGAATTATTAAAGAAGCTAATAATGCAAATGTTGTGTTTGTTCCTACAGTTTTTATTGAAGAACAAATTTTTGATGAACATATTACACAACACGAACTAAAAGAAATGATTGATTCACGTCTTTAG
- a CDS encoding sugar-binding transcriptional regulator: MQNVLSVIEEVIPDIMYTLQNRYHILRNVFLLGPVGRRVLADRMGITERVLRTESEGLKKQGLIKTSKMGMELTEKGETIYHQLDQLMGQLLGMKEKEKQLASYLEIEHCVIISGDVDDQLKLREEIGHATLEALDFLLPEGNNIIAVMGGTTMAEVASQMNETLSRKRELIFVPARGGLGESVDIQANSISALMAQKTGGENRVLYVPEQVSEETYKPLLQEPGIKRTLKMVDDANCVLYGIGDAMHMAERRGMNEEVLALIKKKAAVGEAFGEFYNQSGEVIYKIPRIGMQSKNLANIANVIAVAGGKSKAKAIEAHMKKAPRHTWLITDEGAANEILTGITL; the protein is encoded by the coding sequence ATGCAAAATGTATTATCCGTTATCGAAGAAGTTATTCCAGATATCATGTATACACTTCAGAATCGTTACCACATTTTGCGCAATGTTTTTTTATTGGGTCCAGTAGGCAGAAGAGTCTTAGCTGATCGTATGGGAATCACTGAACGTGTTTTACGTACAGAGTCAGAAGGATTAAAGAAGCAAGGACTCATAAAAACTTCAAAAATGGGAATGGAATTAACTGAAAAGGGTGAAACCATTTACCACCAATTAGACCAGTTAATGGGTCAGTTATTGGGAATGAAAGAGAAAGAAAAACAACTTGCCTCTTATTTGGAGATCGAACACTGTGTAATTATTTCAGGTGACGTAGATGATCAACTGAAGTTACGTGAGGAAATAGGCCATGCTACATTGGAAGCTCTAGATTTTTTATTGCCGGAAGGCAATAATATTATTGCAGTAATGGGCGGTACGACTATGGCTGAAGTAGCAAGTCAAATGAATGAAACTCTTTCAAGAAAAAGAGAGTTGATTTTTGTCCCGGCTAGAGGTGGACTAGGAGAATCGGTTGATATTCAAGCGAATTCTATTAGCGCTTTAATGGCCCAAAAAACTGGCGGTGAAAACCGTGTTCTTTATGTACCAGAACAAGTAAGCGAAGAAACATACAAACCACTCTTACAAGAACCTGGAATAAAAAGGACTCTTAAGATGGTTGATGATGCTAATTGTGTTTTATATGGCATCGGAGACGCCATGCATATGGCTGAACGCAGAGGAATGAACGAAGAAGTTCTAGCTCTGATTAAAAAGAAAGCTGCAGTTGGAGAAGCTTTTGGAGAATTTTATAATCAGTCTGGTGAAGTGATTTATAAAATACCACGCATTGGGATGCAATCGAAAAACTTAGCAAATATTGCTAATGTGATTGCAGTAGCTGGCGGTAAATCCAAAGCTAAAGCAATTGAAGCCCACATGAAAAAAGCACCTCGCCATACTTGGCTCATCACAGATGAGGGTGCTGCTAATGAGATTTTAACAGGGATAACCCTTTAA
- the gap gene encoding type I glyceraldehyde-3-phosphate dehydrogenase: MTVKVGINGFGRIGRLAFRRIQELEGIEVVAVNDLTDPKMLAHLLKYDTTQGRFNGDVEVKDGAFTVNGKDIKVLSNRNPEELPWGELGVEIVLECTGFFTTQEAAELHIKAGAKKVVISAPATGNMKTIVYNVNHETLDGSETVISGASCTTNCLAPMAQVLNDKFGIELGLMTTIHAYTGDQNTLDAPHPKGDFRRARAAAANIIPNTTGAAKAIGEVLPELKGKLDGAAQRVPVAAGSLTELQTVLKTKVTAEEVDAAMKAAANESYGYTEDAIVSSDILGMSFGSLYDATQTKVITVGDKQIVKTVAWYDNEMSYTSQLIRTLEYFAKLG, translated from the coding sequence ATGACAGTTAAAGTAGGTATTAACGGTTTTGGACGTATTGGTCGTCTTGCATTCCGTCGTATTCAAGAATTAGAAGGTATTGAAGTGGTAGCAGTTAACGATTTAACAGATCCAAAAATGCTAGCTCACTTATTAAAATATGATACAACACAAGGACGTTTCAACGGTGACGTTGAAGTTAAAGATGGCGCATTTACTGTTAATGGTAAAGACATCAAAGTTTTAAGCAACCGTAACCCAGAAGAACTTCCATGGGGAGAACTTGGAGTTGAAATCGTATTAGAATGTACTGGTTTCTTCACTACTCAAGAAGCTGCTGAATTACACATCAAAGCAGGAGCTAAAAAAGTTGTTATTTCTGCACCAGCTACTGGTAACATGAAAACAATCGTTTACAATGTAAACCACGAAACTCTTGACGGTTCTGAAACAGTTATCTCTGGTGCTTCTTGTACTACTAACTGTTTAGCTCCTATGGCTCAAGTACTAAATGACAAATTTGGTATTGAATTAGGATTAATGACTACTATCCACGCTTACACAGGTGACCAAAACACATTAGATGCTCCACATCCAAAAGGCGACTTCCGTCGTGCTCGTGCTGCAGCAGCTAACATCATTCCTAATACAACTGGTGCTGCTAAAGCAATCGGTGAAGTATTACCAGAATTAAAAGGTAAATTAGATGGAGCTGCACAACGTGTTCCTGTTGCTGCTGGTTCATTAACTGAATTACAAACTGTATTAAAAACTAAAGTAACTGCTGAAGAAGTAGATGCAGCAATGAAAGCAGCAGCTAACGAATCTTACGGATATACTGAAGACGCAATCGTTTCTTCTGATATCTTAGGAATGTCATTCGGTTCATTATACGATGCAACTCAAACTAAAGTTATCACTGTTGGTGACAAACAAATCGTTAAAACTGTTGCTTGGTATGATAACGAAATGTCATACACTTCACAATTAATTCGTACTTTAGAATACTTTGCTAAATTAGGTTAA
- a CDS encoding phosphoglycerate kinase yields MVKKVVTDLDLKGKKVLVRADFNVPMKDGVITNDNRIQAALPTIQYVIEQGGKVILFSHLGKVKTEEDKEGKSLRPVAERLSELLEKDVTFVPETRGEKLESAIDGLNAGDVLVFENTRFEDIDGKKESKNDSELGKYWASLGDVFVNDAFGTAHRAHASNVGVASNLESAAGFLMDKEIKFIGGAVDEPKRPFVAILGGAKVSDKIGVIENLLSKADKVLIGGGMTYTFYAAKGIEIGKSLVEEDKIELARTLIEKGGDKLVLPIDSVTSPEFSNDTPTEVHDGAVPADQMGLDIGPKTIELFTKELQGAKTVVWNGPMGVFEMSNFAQGTVGVCEAIANLTEATTIIGGGDSAAAAMQLGFADQFTHISTGGGASLEYLEGKELPGVASISDK; encoded by the coding sequence ATGGTGAAAAAAGTTGTAACTGATTTAGATTTAAAAGGTAAAAAAGTTTTAGTGCGTGCAGACTTTAATGTTCCAATGAAAGACGGCGTTATTACTAATGACAACCGTATTCAAGCAGCCTTACCAACTATTCAATATGTTATTGAACAAGGTGGGAAAGTTATTTTATTCTCTCACTTAGGTAAAGTGAAAACTGAAGAAGATAAAGAAGGCAAAAGTTTACGCCCAGTCGCTGAACGCTTAAGCGAATTGTTAGAAAAAGACGTTACATTTGTACCTGAAACACGTGGAGAAAAATTAGAAAGTGCTATCGACGGCTTAAACGCTGGTGATGTATTAGTATTTGAAAACACACGTTTTGAAGATATTGATGGTAAAAAAGAAAGCAAAAATGATTCTGAACTTGGCAAATACTGGGCAAGCTTAGGCGACGTTTTCGTTAATGATGCATTTGGTACAGCTCACCGTGCACATGCTTCTAACGTAGGAGTTGCTTCAAACCTTGAATCAGCTGCTGGTTTCTTAATGGATAAAGAAATCAAATTTATCGGTGGCGCTGTTGATGAACCTAAACGTCCGTTTGTGGCTATTTTAGGTGGAGCAAAAGTTAGTGATAAAATTGGTGTTATCGAAAACTTATTAAGCAAAGCTGATAAAGTTCTTATCGGTGGCGGAATGACTTACACTTTCTATGCTGCTAAAGGCATCGAAATCGGTAAATCATTAGTTGAAGAAGATAAAATCGAATTAGCTAGAACATTGATCGAAAAAGGTGGAGACAAATTAGTCTTGCCAATCGATTCTGTTACTTCTCCAGAATTCAGCAATGACACACCAACTGAAGTTCATGATGGTGCTGTACCAGCTGATCAAATGGGTCTTGATATTGGACCAAAAACAATTGAATTATTCACTAAAGAATTACAAGGTGCTAAAACAGTTGTTTGGAACGGACCAATGGGTGTATTTGAAATGTCTAACTTTGCTCAAGGAACAGTTGGTGTTTGTGAAGCAATCGCTAATTTAACTGAAGCAACAACAATTATTGGTGGAGGAGACTCTGCAGCTGCAGCAATGCAATTAGGTTTTGCAGATCAATTCACTCACATCTCTACAGGTGGCGGAGCTTCATTAGAATACCTTGAAGGTAAAGAACTTCCAGGTGTAGCATCTATTTCAGACAAATAA